The genomic stretch AAGCTGCCGGCGAAGGAAAGGATAGGGAAGAGAAGGAAAGAGAAGGAAAATAAGAGCAATTTAGAATTTAGAATTGAGAATTTAGAATTTGACATCTTAAACACCTATGATGGTTTCGTAAAAAGCCACAATGTTCTTATCTTTTATATTCATGATTATTGCTATTCAATTCTGATGCACTCGTAAGAAGTCAAAAAACCGTCACTCCCGTGAAAACGGGAGCCCAGAACACATTGAAATCACTGGATTCCCACTTTCGTGGGAATGACAGAAATACGACTTTTTACGAGTTCATCATTACTATTCAATTCTAATTTCTAAATTCTAAATTCTAAATATTTTCAATTACTTTATGTTGAAAATGAGGTGTGAACTGCCTGCCAGGTAATTGCCATAACAATGAAAAGGAGAAGGGCATTGGCGGGTATTTGCAGGTTAAAGTCAGCGAGAGAATGAATCAGCGTTGCGATTGTGGCAGCTATGCCTCCAGCGCCCATACCACGGGAAAAGGCACCTTGCTTTTGAATCCAGGCTGAAATCGTAAAATAAAGATACATAAAGAAAAAAGAAAGCCAGCACACAAAACCTGCCCATCCCACCTCTGAAAGCATTTCAAGATAATCATTATGAGCGTGGTCTACAATACCGACACCAATTTTTTCCGGTTTAAAAGGTGGGAATGCAAGCTCATAGGTGCCAAGACCTGTTCCGAGTATAGGGAAATCCCGGGACATTTTTAACGTACTTTTCCAAACATCATTCCTTCCGATAAAATCGGCATCTGTTGCATTCCATCTTTCAATTACAGGCTCAACCCCCTTCCATATACCCCAGGCAGTTGCCATACAAAAAATAAAAATCAGTATAAATAAAAAGTTTTTTAACCTTTTTACTGTATAGAGGATACACA from Pseudomonadota bacterium encodes the following:
- a CDS encoding O-antigen ligase family protein, translated to MGVFILITTFNPPEKKLKDGNWLKIISIAFFVIGFAEAIYGLYLYLNHSDSLLWFTRIYYKGFVDGTYINKNHLAGFMNMCIFISIGFLTSYIGSYRKKGYRLKETFLLILTTKKTIFIYLIIFGLLTMILAVIFSNSRMGQFSLIAGSIFLCILYTVKRLKNFLFILIFIFCMATAWGIWKGVEPVIERWNATDADFIGRNDVWKSTLKMSRDFPILGTGLGTYELAFPPFKPEKIGVGIVDHAHNDYLEMLSEVGWAGFVCWLSFFFMYLYFTISAWIQKQGAFSRGMGAGGIAATIATLIHSLADFNLQIPANALLLFIVMAITWQAVHTSFST